Proteins from a single region of Dysosmobacter acutus:
- a CDS encoding LysR family transcriptional regulator, translating to MNDRQLQYILEIAKEENLTAAAKNLYVSQPSLSNLLEHVESELGLRLFERRPGCMKLTAAGERYVAAARKIMGTMAQFERELVEIQDEERGRLTIGCSRKKSASIFPYIVPRLREKYPLYKFNLVEGSMEALAEMLTSGEIDVAFLYKDFKLSHIQSYTCSKEEVCIIAPIDFFSDKICPQENGIDILTDLSTLADKEFVLFKKGLSLRALADEIFRRCGISPVIALETESWQTCIAMVECGAFTLLPFSPLENEIYLRNRGGKLLYKPLIPEKNYYRILRACYREELVGSRILQDFLAICAAMEQSSARFGD from the coding sequence ATGAATGACCGTCAACTGCAATATATATTGGAGATCGCCAAGGAGGAAAATCTTACAGCCGCTGCGAAGAATCTATATGTTTCACAACCTTCTCTGTCCAATCTTCTTGAGCATGTGGAAAGCGAGCTGGGACTTAGATTGTTTGAGCGGAGACCGGGCTGTATGAAGCTTACCGCAGCGGGGGAGCGCTATGTTGCCGCCGCCCGGAAGATCATGGGGACTATGGCCCAGTTTGAGCGGGAATTGGTGGAAATTCAAGACGAGGAACGAGGCAGGCTTACCATAGGCTGCAGCCGCAAAAAGAGCGCTTCGATTTTCCCCTACATCGTTCCGCGGCTGCGAGAAAAGTATCCGCTGTACAAGTTTAACTTGGTAGAAGGTTCTATGGAAGCCCTGGCGGAAATGCTGACATCCGGGGAGATCGACGTTGCTTTCCTTTATAAGGATTTCAAGCTCAGCCACATCCAATCCTATACCTGCTCCAAAGAGGAGGTCTGCATCATTGCGCCAATCGATTTTTTCTCGGACAAGATTTGCCCCCAGGAAAACGGCATCGATATTCTTACAGACCTCTCTACTCTGGCAGATAAAGAATTTGTGCTTTTCAAAAAGGGGCTCAGCCTTCGTGCGCTGGCAGATGAAATTTTTCGGCGGTGCGGCATCTCTCCTGTGATTGCGTTGGAAACGGAAAGCTGGCAGACCTGTATTGCCATGGTGGAATGCGGCGCGTTTACACTGCTCCCCTTTTCTCCATTGGAGAATGAAATCTACCTTCGAAACAGGGGAGGGAAACTGCTATATAAGCCCCTGATTCCTGAGAAAAACTATTACCGCATTTTGCGCGCCTGCTATCGGGAGGAGCTTGTAGGAAGCCGTATCCTGCAGGACTTCCTTGCAATCTGCGCCGCCATGGAGCAGTCTTCCGCCCGCTTTGGTGACTGA
- a CDS encoding acyclic terpene utilization AtuA family protein: MTSCKIFVPVGACGGGIHDDAFEMGMAMNPDCIAMDAGSTDSGPAYLANGVCKYSEQSIAHDLELSIVAAVEHNIPLFIGSCGTCGTDSSLAHFAEIAEQIIVKHGYHIKIATISSQMDPHVLEKKWDEGKIHALPGAPEITRDVFASCQNIVGLMGAEPFIEAYRSGAQIVLGGRATDTGVIAAFGLMNGMNEGACWHGAKVVECGPQCTDTAGVCVMLELDHEGFTVYPTDPAAHCTPYTVSAHLLYENTNPFRLTEPGGSFITDDAVYTQLTPQATRVTGSRFERAGQYTMKLEGSRLAGYQNISLVGVADRDILRDLDSWIGFMRSHVQAVLDKHGFDRSTYSFDLRCFGHDAVVPLTDGENFIPREVGLLLSVTADTQEIATGIAKDFNPYLLHLPKNYQSAKDLLPTFAFPFSPVDTPRGPVYEFVLHHVVDVDDPLELVRINYKVY; the protein is encoded by the coding sequence ATGACTTCCTGCAAAATTTTCGTCCCCGTGGGTGCCTGCGGCGGCGGGATTCATGACGACGCCTTTGAAATGGGCATGGCGATGAATCCGGACTGTATCGCCATGGATGCCGGCTCCACAGATTCCGGCCCCGCATATCTTGCAAACGGCGTGTGCAAGTATTCCGAGCAATCCATCGCGCACGACCTGGAGCTTTCCATTGTTGCGGCGGTCGAACACAATATCCCGCTTTTCATTGGCAGCTGCGGCACCTGTGGAACAGACAGCTCCCTTGCGCACTTTGCCGAGATCGCGGAACAAATCATTGTAAAGCACGGCTACCATATAAAAATTGCAACGATCTCTTCCCAGATGGATCCCCATGTGCTGGAAAAGAAATGGGATGAGGGAAAAATCCACGCGCTCCCCGGCGCGCCGGAGATCACCCGGGATGTCTTTGCCAGCTGCCAAAATATTGTCGGCCTGATGGGGGCTGAGCCATTCATCGAGGCATATCGCAGCGGCGCGCAAATCGTACTTGGAGGGCGCGCCACCGATACCGGCGTCATCGCCGCCTTTGGCCTGATGAACGGAATGAATGAAGGGGCCTGCTGGCATGGCGCCAAGGTGGTGGAATGCGGGCCGCAGTGTACGGATACTGCCGGCGTGTGCGTCATGCTGGAGCTGGACCACGAGGGTTTTACCGTCTATCCTACCGACCCGGCCGCCCATTGCACCCCTTATACGGTTTCCGCCCATCTGCTCTATGAGAACACAAATCCCTTCCGCCTGACGGAGCCGGGCGGGTCCTTTATCACGGACGACGCTGTATACACCCAGCTTACGCCCCAGGCAACCCGTGTGACCGGCAGCCGTTTTGAACGCGCAGGCCAGTATACCATGAAACTGGAGGGCTCGCGCCTGGCCGGCTATCAGAACATCTCCCTTGTCGGCGTGGCGGATCGGGATATCCTGCGGGACCTTGACAGCTGGATCGGCTTCATGCGCTCCCATGTGCAGGCCGTTCTTGACAAGCACGGTTTCGACCGCAGCACCTATTCCTTTGATTTGCGCTGCTTCGGCCATGACGCTGTGGTTCCACTGACGGATGGTGAAAACTTTATTCCAAGGGAAGTGGGCCTTCTGCTGTCCGTGACCGCCGATACACAGGAAATTGCAACGGGAATTGCCAAGGATTTCAACCCCTATCTGCTGCATCTGCCCAAAAACTACCAGAGCGCAAAAGATCTGCTTCCAACATTTGCCTTTCCCTTCTCCCCTGTGGATACGCCGCGCGGGCCTGTTTACGAATTTGTTCTTCACCATGTGGTGGATGTGGACGACCCGTTGGAGCTGGTCCGCATCAATTATAAGGTGTATTAA
- a CDS encoding NAD(P)/FAD-dependent oxidoreductase has protein sequence MFIFGGPDYDLIIVGSGPAGMTAAVYARRSGKTVLVIEKEKFGGQITSSPKVENFPGRLSMAGSDFANDLLHQAMENGAEFVLGTVTAVAQEGDFKSVTTEEGECYSAKAVILANGVKHRVLDLPGERELIGNGVHFCVVCDGNLYAGKKAAIIGGGNSALQEAVMLSELAAELLIVQNLAFLTGEQQLIDLLESRSNVKIIYSTVVSQYKVESGKLTGLTLKSETDGRLSEVACDGCFLAVGLVPENEQFSPVAKLDERGYYIADESCFTETEGLFVAGDCRQKAVRQLTTAASDGAVAALAACRYIDNH, from the coding sequence ATGTTTATTTTTGGCGGCCCGGATTATGACCTGATCATCGTTGGCAGCGGCCCTGCCGGCATGACCGCTGCGGTTTATGCGCGGAGAAGCGGCAAAACCGTGCTTGTGATTGAAAAGGAAAAATTCGGAGGACAGATCACCAGTTCCCCAAAGGTGGAGAATTTCCCCGGCAGGCTTTCCATGGCAGGCAGCGATTTCGCAAACGACCTTTTGCACCAAGCGATGGAAAACGGCGCGGAGTTTGTCTTGGGAACTGTGACGGCAGTCGCGCAGGAAGGCGATTTCAAAAGCGTCACAACCGAGGAGGGCGAGTGCTACTCAGCGAAGGCAGTTATTCTTGCCAACGGCGTAAAGCACCGCGTCTTAGATCTGCCCGGTGAACGGGAATTGATCGGAAACGGCGTTCATTTCTGTGTCGTCTGTGACGGAAACCTCTACGCCGGAAAAAAGGCGGCCATCATTGGTGGAGGCAATTCAGCGCTTCAGGAGGCGGTCATGCTGTCGGAGCTTGCGGCTGAACTGCTTATCGTGCAGAACTTGGCGTTCCTCACCGGCGAGCAGCAGCTCATCGACCTTTTGGAGTCCAGGTCCAATGTAAAAATTATTTATTCCACAGTTGTCTCTCAGTACAAGGTTGAAAGCGGGAAGCTCACCGGTCTGACGCTGAAAAGCGAAACGGACGGGAGACTCAGCGAGGTCGCCTGTGACGGCTGCTTTCTGGCGGTTGGCCTGGTTCCTGAGAATGAGCAATTTTCCCCGGTGGCAAAGCTTGATGAACGCGGTTATTATATTGCGGATGAGAGCTGCTTTACAGAGACAGAAGGCCTGTTTGTCGCGGGTGATTGCAGGCAAAAGGCCGTCCGTCAGCTGACCACAGCGGCAAGTGACGGCGCGGTGGCGGCTCTGGCGGCCTGCCGATATATCGACAATCATTGA
- a CDS encoding DUF4387 domain-containing protein: MAKLREVTKYIRSKNAGPFWVTLEIFCDGEREYEQVKASKNVSAATIARLYHTKESDVQIFYIPNIFVIKISFPRPYPSGYRYERDMHYGQQYRLLAEVEL; encoded by the coding sequence ATGGCAAAGCTGAGAGAAGTTACAAAATATATCCGCAGCAAAAACGCCGGTCCGTTTTGGGTCACTTTAGAAATCTTCTGCGACGGTGAGAGGGAGTACGAGCAGGTGAAGGCTTCCAAAAATGTATCCGCCGCAACCATTGCAAGGCTCTATCACACCAAGGAATCCGATGTGCAGATCTTCTATATTCCCAACATTTTTGTAATCAAGATTTCTTTTCCCCGTCCCTATCCCAGCGGTTACCGCTACGAGCGCGATATGCACTACGGCCAGCAATACCGCCTGC